The Tachypleus tridentatus isolate NWPU-2018 chromosome 5, ASM421037v1, whole genome shotgun sequence genome includes a window with the following:
- the LOC143251209 gene encoding putative arginine--tRNA ligase, mitochondrial: MSTSFRRKVASMVTQCVSSVHKGLNTNVTEYVSKLLKVCPKKSHETQVWLAWKSLKDFDSTFLNLSSCDFVSLIKKELSENTTGEITGVNQLNDHQQHLVFVVDYKSFVKDTLQLSSRNMEKLSETSTLLSYIPHQKVVVEYSSPNIAKAFHVGHLRSTIIGSFIGNLHEFLGHDVTRLNYLGDWGTQCGLLFAGYQQFGSEDDLHQNPLYHLLRVYVMANKEAEKNSSFLDHAKHLFSQMENGNKAILTYWKKFRDLSIEEYNKVYNRLGGTAKRQKMSWIK, from the exons ATGTCTACTTCCTTTCGTCGAAAGGTTGCttctatg GTAACTCAGTGTGTTTCATCAGTTCACAAAGGGTTAAATACAAATGTAACTGAATATGTTTCTAAACTGCTCAAAGTTTGTCCAAAAAAAAG CCATGAAACTCAGGTGTGGCTTGCATGGAAATCTTTAAAAGATTTTGATTCAACATTCTTGAATCTCAGTTCATGTGATTTTGTGTCTTTAATAAAAAAGGAG CTTTCAGAGAATACAACTGGTGAGATTACAGGTGTAAATCAGTTAAATGATCACCAGCAACACCTGGTGTTTGTTGTTGACTACAAGTCCTTTGTAAAG GACACGCTTCAACTGTCATCAAGAAACATGGAGAAACTCTCGGAAACGAGCACTCTTTTAAGTTATATACCTCACCAAAAAGTTGTTGTGGAGTATAG CTCACCAAATATTGCCAAAGCTTTTCATGTAGGCCACCTGAGGTCAACAATTATTGGCAGTTTCATAGGAAATCTCCACGAGTTTCTTGGCCATGATGTTACTCGACTCAATTACCTTGGAGACTGGGGAACCCAGTGTG gTTTGTTATTTGCTGGCTACCAACAGTTTGGTTCTGAAGATGACTTGCATCAAAACCCACTTTATCATTTGCTAAGG gTTTATGTGATGGCTAACAAGGAGGCTGAGAAAAATTCTTCCTTTCTAGATCATGCAAAGCACCTGTTTTCTCAAATGGAGAATG GTAACAAAGCTATACTGACATATTGGAAGAAATTCAGAGACTTGAGTATAGAAGAGTACAATAAGGTGTACAAC AGACTTGGAGGTACAGCAAAGCGGCAAAAAATGTCTTGGATAAAATGA